A region from the Ptychodera flava strain L36383 chromosome 12, AS_Pfla_20210202, whole genome shotgun sequence genome encodes:
- the LOC139146380 gene encoding uncharacterized protein, translating into MAIMTEHWKDVLVRQGVDCNLILPEWDLLKHQLYNNEKIYSITWPQINAKYRLRTSNVLDLIDLVLSLPAGSAECERGFSIMKLTKTDYRNRLSSATLTDIMRIKLQSPNISEFDPIPAIHLWNSSTQRHRRPTFQASRNSLLTDSLAVNVSTSTQEQETVQKEADAANAVATECADQDSDVESV; encoded by the exons ATGGCAATTATGACAGAACACTGGAAGGATGTGTTGGTTCGTCAAGGTGTTGACTGCAATCTCATCTTACCAGAGTGGGATTTGTTAAAACATCAGCTGTATAATAA TGAGAAGATCTACAGCATTACCTGGCCTCAAATCAATGCCAAGTATAGGTTAAGGACATCGAATGTGCTTGACTTGATCGATCTTGTACTCAGCCTACCAGCAGGCAGCGCTGAGTGTGAACGTGGCTTCTCCATCATGAAGTTGACAAAGACAGATTATAGGAACAGACTTTCCAGTGCGACCCTGACAGACATCATGAGGATTAAACTGCAGTCACCAAACATTAGTGAATTTGATCCAATACCAGCAATTCACCTATGGAATTCATCTACTCAGAGACATCGCCGACCTACCTTTCAGGCAAGCAGGAATTCTCTGCTGACAGATTCTTTGGCAGTCAATGTATCTACATCTACACAGGAACAGGAAACTGTGCAAAAGGAGGCAGATGCTGCAAATGCAGTTGCTACTGAGTGTGCTGATCAAGACAGTGATGTAGAGTCAGTATGA